A part of Rhopalosiphum maidis isolate BTI-1 chromosome 3, ASM367621v3, whole genome shotgun sequence genomic DNA contains:
- the LOC113558900 gene encoding charged multivesicular body protein 4b-like → MSLLRKLFGGKKKEKKKSLNEYDLLQKFHSTQQFLMAKREMLDKNIKRELAIIKANVKINKSVALNALKRKKCYEKQLSEIDGMLLTLIKQNLLILNV, encoded by the exons ATGAGTTTATTACGCAAGTTATTCGGAGGGaagaagaaagaaaaaaagaaatcatTAAACGAGTACGATTTGTTGCAAAAATTTCATTCCACACAACAGTTTTTGATGGCGAAACGTGAAATGTTGGACAAGAATATAAAAAGGGAGTTGGCTATAATTAAAGCAAATGTcaagataaataaatcag TGGCGTTGAATGCattgaaacgaaaaaaatgttatgaaaaacAGTTATCAGAGATTGATGGTATGTTATTGAcacttataaaacaaaatttgttgaTCTTAAACGTGTAA
- the LOC113558029 gene encoding zinc finger BED domain-containing protein 4-like — MSSDGINSNTCAAHTLELCIKKLLDIQIFSTLIKRASNIVSAFKHSYKRSYALENVLEQLGKPKLTVIQSCPVRWNLTMFMLERLLEIRQRIVTVMADRMHFTRQEAQKLEFIEEDWDNCNILFNLLKSIHSATTVLCADKKVTISLIRPIIHSLIFKHLKINENDNALVTNFKTSVSQELSVHFAIEENSPEEINIAQISCLLNPRYKYLNFEYLF, encoded by the coding sequence ATGTCTTCAGAtggaataaatagtaatacatgTGCTGCCCATACTCtagaattatgtattaaaaaattacttgatATACAGATATTTTCTACCCTCATAAAACGAGCGTCAAACATTGTAAGTGCGTTTAAGCATTCGTATAAAAGATCATATGcattagaaaatgtattagaaCAATTAGGCAAACCAAAATTAACAGTTATACAAAGCTGCCCTGTGCGATGGAATTTGACTATGTTTATGCTGGAACGGTTGCTAGAAATACGACAAAGAATAGTCACCGTAATGGCTGATCGTATGCACTTTACTCGACAAGAAGCTCAAAAGTTAGAGTTCATTGAAGAAGATTGggataattgtaatattcttttcaatttattgaagTCAATACATTCAGCAACAACCGTTCTATGTGCAGATAAAAAAGTGACAATTTCATTAATAAGGCCAATTATTCatagtttgatttttaaacatctcaaaattaatgaaaatgataatGCATTAgtgacaaattttaaaacttcagTTTCACAAGAACTTTCAGTTCATTTCGCAATTGAGGAAAATTCTCCAGaagaaattaatattgctCAAATATCTTGTTTGTTGAATCCAaggtacaaatatttaaattttgagtacCTAttctaa